One window of Sardina pilchardus chromosome 2, fSarPil1.1, whole genome shotgun sequence genomic DNA carries:
- the LOC134100596 gene encoding transcription factor HES-1-B-like: MPADNMEKSSGSPVAATPANLVTTPDKPKTATEHRKSSKPIMEKRRRARINESLCQLKTLILNALKKDTSRHSKLEKADILEMTVKHLKNLQQLQITGALNTDPSVIGKYRAGFSECMNEVTRFLSTCEGVNTEIRTRLLSHLASCIAHINVLNCPAQHPVSSCTPHAAFGQPVVQVACASPQLSSAACKNGTPVSISPEAAKIYSGFQVVSATDGKFAFLIPSSAFVPSGPVIPLNGLSTSGCGALPTSPVAQLAPVDSMWRPW, translated from the exons ATGCCAGCGGATAACATGGAGAAATCATCTGGATCTCCAGTTGCTGCCACTCCGGCAAATTTGGTAACGACACCTGACAAACCCAAGACAGCCACGGAACACAGAAAG TCATCTAAACCAATCATGGAGAAAAGAAGACGAGCGCGCATCAACGAAAGCCTGTGTCAGTTGAAGACCCTTATTTTGAACGCACTTAAAAAAGAT ACCTCAAGACACTCGAAACTTGAAAAAGCGGACATTTTGGAAATGACGGTGAAGCACCTGAAAAATCTTCAGCAACTTCAGATAACCG GTGCCTTGAACACGGACCCATCTGTGATCGGCAAGTACCGGGCAGGTTTCAGTGAGTGCATGAATGAAGTCACGCGTTTTCTCTCCACGTGCGAAGGGGTAAACACCGAGATAAGGACAAGACTCCTCAGCCACTTGGCGAGTTGCATCGCGCACATCAATGTACTGAACTGCCCGGCCCAGCACCCCGTTTCTTCCTGCACACCCCATGCAGCTTTCGGACAGCCAGTCGTGCAAGTCGCATGCGCTTCTCCACAGTTAAGTAGTGCAGCTTGCAAAAACGGCACGCCGGTGAGCATCTCGCCAGAGGCGGCTAAGATCTACAGCGGATTCCAGGTTGTGTCTGCAACGGATGGGAAATTCGCCTTTTTAATACCCAGCTCGGCGTTCGTGCCTAGCGGACCTGTTATTCCGCTGAACGGACTGAGCACGTCCGGCTGTGGCGCGCTGCCTACCTCCCCAGTTGCGCAGCTTGCCCCGGTAGACTCCATGTGGAGACCGTGGTAG